A stretch of Octopus bimaculoides isolate UCB-OBI-ISO-001 chromosome 23, ASM119413v2, whole genome shotgun sequence DNA encodes these proteins:
- the LOC106879641 gene encoding transforming growth factor-beta-induced protein ig-h3 produces the protein MLLKNVIIFSKSHADKNMEDITDTLLYHVVPGLVKTNMMSNDDVITTASPLKSTIRVNTYYNPSKVVTANCVRVKSADHQTKNGVVHIVEKLLEPVTDTLLEYIKTNPDLSDFSKGEPRTCSLVLYSPRSTLSFIISRPMMT, from the exons ATGTTGTTGAAGAACGTCATAATCTTTTCTAAGTCTCATGCTGACAAGAACATGGAAGACATAACCGACACCCTGCTGTACCACGTCGTACCCGGTTTGGTAAAGACCAACATGATGAGTAATGATGACGTCATCACAACTGCCAGTCCACTCAAGTCTACCATTCGCGTTAACACCTATTACAATCCGTCAAAG GTGGTGACAGCCAACTGTGTCCGAGTGAAATCTGCTGATCACCAGACAAAGAACGGTGTGGTTCACATAGTCGAGAAGCTTTTGGAGCCCGTAACAGACACGCTGCTGGAATACATCAAGACTAACCCAGATCTGAGCGACTTCAGTAAAGGTGAGCCTCGAACTTGCTCTCTTGTTTTATATTCTCCGAGGTCCactctgtctttcatcatttcgaggccGATGATGACCTAA
- the LOC106879642 gene encoding transforming growth factor-beta-induced protein ig-h3 produces MAALYKNTDVKNNQALMEILKYHFAKGVHSWSRMYNNMELDTLNNDGKKLRINEYARFSFNTKWTHTVQCVRTLTGPIRTCNGIVYLIEKMLTPPESDVMTILRKDSRLTTFVNALNKTGLINQIQNKTEAFTIFAPTNDAFNKLNARQREQVESNPSILSAYIYDTSVCCSSLEGSGFRFRGGHIISCDNMATDGVVHIVDRISVRKRHSWWHRFFSFDNIF; encoded by the exons ATGGCTGCCCTGTATAAAAATACCGACGTGAAAAATAACCAAGCTTTGATGGAAATTTTGAAGTACCACTTTGCGAAAGGTGTCCACAGCTGGTCAAGAATGTACAACAACATGGAGTTAGACACACTGAACAATGATGGCAAAAAACTTCGCATCAATGAATACGCAAGG TTTTCCTTCAATACCAAATGGACTCACACTGTGCAGTGCGTTAGAACCTTGACCGGTCCAATCCGAACATGCAAtggaattgtttatttaattgaaaAG ATGTTGACTCCACCTGAAAGTGATGTGATGACTATCCTGAGAAAAGACTCACGTCTGACAACATTTGTCAACGCTCTCAACAAAACCGGTCTGATTAATCAAATCCAGAACAAAACAGAAGCTTTCACTATCTTTGCCCCGACCAATGAT GCGTTCAACAAGTTAAATGCCCGACAAAGGGAACAAGTGGAATCGAACCCATCTATTCTGTCGGCGTATATCTATGACA CTTCCGTCTGCTGCTCCAGCCTGGAAGGAAGCGGCTTCCGTTTCCGCGGCGGACACATCATATCCTGTGACAACATGGCAACTGACGGTGTCGTCCACATCGTTGACAGAATCAGCGTCAGGAAGCGACACTCCTGGTGGCACAGGTTCTTCTCGTTCgacaatattttctaa